A DNA window from Procambarus clarkii isolate CNS0578487 chromosome 3, FALCON_Pclarkii_2.0, whole genome shotgun sequence contains the following coding sequences:
- the LOC138368394 gene encoding uncharacterized protein has translation MASPRRRFSPSTRGNTPPSTRGNTPPSTRGNTSPSTRGNTPPSTRGNTPPSTRGNTPPSTRGNTPPSTRGNTPPSTRGNTSPSTRGNTPPSTRGNTPPSTRGNTPPSTRGNTPPSTRGNTPPSTRGNTPPSTRGNTPPSTRGNTPPSTRGNTPPSTRGNTSPSTRGNTPPSTRGNTPPSTRGNTPPSTRGNTPPSTRGNTPPSTRGNTPPSTRGNTPPSTRGNTPPSTRGNTPPSTRGNTPPSTRGNTPPSTRGNTPPSTRGNTPPSTRGNTPPSTRGNTPPSTRGNTPPSTRGNTPPSTRGNTPPSTRGNTPPSTRGNTPPSTRGNTPPSTRGNTPPSTRGNTPPSTRGNTPPSTCGNTPPSNRGNTPPSTCGNTPPSTCGNTPPSTRGNTPPSTRGNTPPSTRGNTPPSTRGNTPPSTCGNTPPSTRGNTPPSTCGNTPPSTRGNTPPSTRGNTPPSTRGNTPPSTRGNTPPSTRGNTPPSTRGNTPPSTRGNTPPSTRGNTPPSTRGNSPPSTCGNTPPSTRGNTPPSTRGNTPPSTRGNSPPTSNVGDACLTTLVTP, from the coding sequence ATGGCCAGCCCCAGGCGACGCTTCTCTCCCAGCACCCGTGGCAACACTCCTCCCAGCACCCGTGGCAACACTCCTCCCAGCACCCGTGGCAACACTTCTCCCAGCACCCGTGGCAACACTCCTCCCAGCACCCGTGGCAACACTCCTCCCAGCACCCGTGGCAACACTCCTCCCAGCACCCGTGGCAACACTCCTCCCAGCACCCGTGGCAACACTCCTCCCAGCACCCGTGGCAACACTTCTCCCAGCACCCGTGGCAACACTCCTCCCAGCACCCGTGGCAACACTCCTCCCAGCACCCGTGGCAACACTCCTCCCAGCACCCGTGGCAACACTCCTCCCAGCACCCGTGGCAACACTCCTCCCAGCACCCGTGGCAACACTCCTCCCAGCACCCGTGGCAACACTCCTCCCAGCACCCGTGGCAACACTCCTCCCAGCACCCGTGGCAACACTCCTCCCAGCACCCGTGGCAACACTTCTCCCAGCACCCGTGGCAACACTCCTCCCAGCACCCGTGGCAACACTCCTCCCAGCACCCGTGGCAACACTCCTCCCAGCACCCGTGGCAACACTCCTCCCAGCACCCGTGGCAACACTCCTCCCAGCACCCGTGGCAACACTCCTCCCAGCACCCGTGGCAACACTCCTCCCAGCACCCGTGGCAACACTCCTCCCAGCACCCGTGGCAACACTCCTCCCAGCACCCGTGGCAACACTCCTCCCAGCACCCGTGGCAACACTCCTCCCAGCACCCGTGGCAACACTCCTCCCAGCACCCGTGGCAACACTCCTCCCAGCACCCGTGGCAACACTCCTCCCAGCACCCGTGGCAACACTCCTCCCAGCACCCGTGGCAACACTCCTCCCAGCACCCGTGGCAACACTCCTCCCAGCACCCGTGGCAACACTCCTCCCAGCACCCGTGGCAACACTCCTCCCAGCACCCGTGGCAACACTCCTCCCAGCACCCGTGGCAACACTCCTCCCAGCACCCGTGGCAACACTCCTCCCAGCACCCGTGGCAACACTCCTCCCAGCACCCGTGGCAACACTCCTCCCAGCACCTGTGGCAACACTCCTCCCAGCAACCGTGGCAACACTCCTCCCAGCACCTGTGGCAACACTCCTCCCAGCACCTGTGGCAACACTCCTCCCAGCACCCGTGGCAACACTCCTCCCAGCACCCGTGGCAACACTCCTCCCAGCACCCGTGGCAACACTCCTCCCAGCACCCGTGGCAATACTCCTCCCAGCACCTGTGGCAACACTCCTCCCAGCACCCGTGGCAACACTCCTCCCAGCACCTGTGGCAACACTCCTCCCAGCACCCGTGGCAACACTCCTCCCAGCACCCGTGGCAATACTCCTCCCAGCACCCGTGGCAACACTCCTCCCAGCACCCGTGGCAACACTCCTCCCAGCACCCGTGGCAACACTCCTCCCAGCACCCGTGGCAACACTCCTCCCAGCACCCGTGGCAACACTCCTCCCAGCACCCGTGGCAACACTCCTCCCAGCACCCGTGGCAACTCTCCTCCCAGCACCTGTGGCAACACTCCTCCCAGCACCCGTGGCAACACTCCTCCCAGCACCCGTGGCAACACTCCTCCCAGCACCCGTGGCAACTCTCCTCCCACATCTAACGTGGGAGATGCATGTCTAACCACATTAGTGACCCCATAA